A genomic segment from Luteolibacter ambystomatis encodes:
- a CDS encoding zinc metallopeptidase, producing the protein MSMTYWIIIGLSMLASFGVSAMLKRRFREYSEIPMPISGAEVAEMMLRQNGINDVRVVSVPGHLTDHYDPTTKTVNLSEPVFYSNSVAAAAVAAHECGHAVQHQQAYAWLGFRSKMVPAVNIASNMLNVLMLVGIFGLSLFHSPVMLWIWVAFFAVTTLFSFVTLPVEFDASRRALAWIDRSGLAATMEHRKAKNALFWAAMTYVVAALGSLAQLLYYVMMLLGNQRRD; encoded by the coding sequence ATTTCCATGACCTACTGGATCATCATCGGTCTCTCCATGCTGGCGAGCTTCGGGGTGAGCGCCATGCTCAAGCGCCGCTTCCGCGAGTATTCCGAGATCCCGATGCCGATCAGCGGTGCCGAGGTGGCGGAGATGATGCTCCGCCAGAATGGCATCAACGACGTGCGTGTGGTGAGCGTGCCCGGTCACCTGACCGACCACTACGATCCCACCACCAAGACGGTGAACCTCAGCGAGCCGGTCTTTTATTCCAACTCCGTGGCGGCTGCCGCGGTAGCTGCGCACGAGTGCGGCCACGCGGTCCAGCACCAGCAGGCGTATGCGTGGCTGGGCTTCCGCTCGAAAATGGTGCCTGCGGTCAACATCGCAAGCAACATGCTCAATGTCCTGATGCTGGTGGGAATCTTCGGCCTGAGCCTTTTCCATTCCCCGGTCATGCTGTGGATATGGGTGGCGTTCTTTGCCGTGACGACGCTGTTTTCCTTCGTGACGCTGCCGGTGGAGTTCGATGCGAGCCGCCGCGCGCTGGCATGGATTGATCGCAGCGGATTGGCCGCGACGATGGAGCACCGCAAGGCGAAGAACGCGCTGTTCTGGGCTGCGATGACCTACGTGGTGGCCGCCTTGGGTTCCCTGGCCCAGCTTCTCTACTACGTGATGATGCTGCTGGGGAACCAGCGCCGGGATTGA
- a CDS encoding ATP-dependent DNA ligase produces the protein MIEVRFNRGLYLPEADLWLDPWDAKPRAFVSHAHADHFARHESSLCSETTAVLLRRRYGVQEGRLEPLPFHVPLVREGFRFRLLPAGHIAGSAMLHVTRTRDNATLLYTGDFKTRRGRTAEPVCFQNADTLIIETTFGLPQFSFPPALEIESAILRFVHDAFTDGETPVLFGYSLGKAQEALALLHEHEIPVLLHPTVAEMTVACREAGVDLPEPILFEGFAEPGHVIIAPPNAIRSRALRGLKSKRTAMLTGWALQPGAKYRYRVDEVFPLSDHADHPGLLECVQRVRPRRILTVHGYAHEFAAELRGKRFDAWCAMGGDQLELAMGGVPQRPAATIQARHNRPICALADFSDACRLVGETSSRIAKIEFLANYLKGLESDHDLRLAAGWLTGEALPKAGGRRTLQTGSAALRRALIALPGAREERYNEISLTQNDTARTARLFLQELSLKPEPLDLAGLEGFFRELSAACGSIARIELLSPRLRTLHPAEGETLVKLLTGDLRIGLKEGLVEDAIASAFAADPADVRHAHMLTGDLGETAILARYQRLEEAVLRPFVPVKSMLASPTADAVEIWDWHSADNNGPLWVEPKYDGIRLQLHKVGNRVSLFSRDLQPLDDAFPDIITAAAKLPCDCVLDGELVAFAEGRRLGFNDLQQRLGRQVDQNELFLTEDAPDMRVPLRFIIFDILWHAGESLLDQSLLERRMRLDSFEIQEPFRRIAVAQIDSPELLDAAFKESLGAGHEGLIAKDQRSLYQPGRRSHSWLKLKGMMPTLDCVVVAAEQGHGKRSDVLSDYTFAVRDIDTGALKTIGKAYSGLTDDEIEDLTEHFQRHTLTKERRKHLVEPNVVLEIAFDSIRASDRHDSGLALRFPRIKTIRKDKTPEEIDTLQYARSLVKS, from the coding sequence TTGATCGAAGTCCGATTCAACCGCGGCCTGTATCTCCCGGAAGCCGACCTATGGCTCGACCCGTGGGATGCGAAACCCCGTGCCTTCGTTTCGCACGCCCATGCCGATCATTTCGCCCGCCACGAGAGCAGCTTGTGCAGTGAAACCACCGCCGTTCTGCTGCGCCGCCGCTACGGCGTCCAGGAGGGCCGCCTGGAGCCCCTGCCTTTCCACGTGCCGCTGGTGCGGGAGGGATTCCGTTTCCGGCTGCTGCCAGCCGGACACATCGCGGGCTCGGCCATGCTCCACGTCACCCGCACCCGGGACAATGCCACCCTGCTCTACACCGGGGACTTCAAGACCCGCCGTGGCCGGACCGCGGAGCCGGTCTGCTTCCAGAATGCGGACACGCTCATCATCGAAACCACCTTCGGCCTGCCGCAGTTCTCCTTTCCGCCCGCGCTGGAGATCGAGTCCGCCATCCTGCGCTTCGTCCACGATGCCTTCACGGACGGGGAAACGCCGGTCCTCTTCGGCTACTCGCTCGGCAAGGCCCAGGAAGCCCTGGCCCTGCTCCACGAGCACGAGATTCCCGTCCTGCTGCATCCGACCGTGGCGGAAATGACGGTCGCCTGCCGCGAGGCGGGCGTGGATCTACCGGAACCGATTCTCTTCGAGGGCTTTGCCGAACCCGGCCACGTCATCATCGCCCCGCCGAACGCGATCCGCTCGCGTGCCCTGCGCGGCCTGAAAAGCAAACGTACCGCCATGCTCACCGGCTGGGCGCTGCAACCCGGTGCGAAGTACCGCTACCGCGTGGACGAGGTCTTCCCGCTCTCCGATCACGCCGATCATCCCGGCCTGCTGGAATGCGTCCAGCGCGTCCGCCCGCGCCGCATCCTCACCGTCCACGGCTACGCCCACGAATTCGCCGCCGAGCTGCGCGGCAAGCGCTTCGATGCCTGGTGCGCCATGGGCGGCGACCAGCTCGAGCTGGCCATGGGCGGCGTGCCCCAACGTCCTGCCGCCACCATCCAAGCCCGCCACAACCGCCCGATCTGCGCCCTCGCCGATTTCTCGGATGCCTGCCGCCTTGTCGGCGAAACCAGCAGCCGCATCGCCAAGATCGAATTCCTCGCCAACTACCTGAAGGGCCTCGAAAGCGATCACGACCTGCGTCTCGCCGCCGGCTGGCTGACCGGCGAGGCGCTGCCGAAGGCCGGTGGCCGCCGCACGCTCCAGACCGGCTCCGCCGCCCTGCGCCGCGCCCTCATCGCCCTGCCCGGTGCCCGCGAGGAGCGTTACAACGAGATCTCGCTGACGCAGAACGACACCGCACGCACCGCCCGCTTGTTCCTGCAGGAGCTGTCGCTCAAGCCGGAGCCACTCGACCTCGCGGGACTGGAAGGATTCTTCAGGGAACTTTCCGCCGCGTGTGGGTCGATCGCCCGCATCGAGTTGCTTTCCCCGCGCCTCCGTACCCTCCATCCCGCCGAGGGTGAGACACTGGTGAAGCTGCTGACCGGCGACCTCCGCATTGGTTTGAAGGAAGGACTCGTCGAAGACGCCATCGCCTCCGCCTTCGCCGCCGATCCGGCGGATGTCCGCCACGCCCACATGCTCACCGGCGATCTCGGCGAAACCGCCATCCTCGCCCGCTACCAGCGCCTCGAGGAAGCGGTGCTGCGTCCCTTCGTACCGGTGAAGTCGATGCTCGCTTCACCCACCGCGGACGCGGTGGAGATCTGGGACTGGCACAGCGCCGACAACAATGGCCCGCTGTGGGTGGAGCCGAAGTATGACGGCATCCGCCTCCAGCTTCACAAGGTCGGCAACCGTGTCTCGCTGTTCTCCCGCGATCTCCAGCCGCTTGACGATGCCTTTCCGGACATCATCACCGCCGCCGCGAAGCTGCCCTGCGATTGCGTGCTGGATGGCGAGCTCGTCGCCTTCGCGGAGGGCCGCCGCCTCGGCTTCAACGATCTCCAGCAGCGTCTCGGCCGCCAGGTCGATCAGAACGAGCTGTTTCTAACAGAGGACGCTCCGGACATGCGCGTGCCATTGCGCTTCATCATCTTTGACATCCTCTGGCACGCGGGCGAATCCCTGCTCGACCAATCGCTGCTGGAGCGCCGCATGCGCCTCGATTCCTTCGAGATCCAGGAACCTTTCCGCCGTATCGCCGTCGCGCAGATCGACAGTCCGGAATTGCTCGACGCCGCCTTCAAGGAATCGCTCGGCGCGGGCCACGAAGGCCTCATCGCCAAGGACCAGCGCAGCCTCTACCAACCCGGCCGCCGCAGCCACTCCTGGCTGAAATTGAAAGGCATGATGCCCACGCTCGACTGCGTGGTCGTTGCCGCCGAGCAAGGCCATGGCAAACGCTCCGATGTCCTGAGCGACTACACCTTTGCCGTCCGCGATATCGATACCGGCGCGCTGAAAACCATCGGCAAGGCCTACAGCGGTCTCACCGATGACGAGATCGAGGATCTCACCGAGCACTTCCAACGCCACACCCTCACCAAGGAACGCCGCAAGCACCTGGTGGAGCCGAACGTGGTGCTGGAGATCGCCTTCGACTCCATCCGCGCTTCGGACCGCCACGATTCCGGCCTCGCCCTGCGCTTCCCGCGCATCAAGACCATCCGCAAGGACAAGACGCCGGAAGAAATCGACACGCTCCAGTATGCGCGCAGCCTGGTGAAAAGCTGA
- a CDS encoding zf-HC2 domain-containing protein, whose product MSQDSETTRLISAFVDGALQEKDRAAFEHLMRVNPEAVEAAAEAIRFEQDLSDAVRGDHIELVRQQRMIIDRATGRPVLIESSERIGQEPEPSNRKTAAAPSPASRWILAGAACLAAGGIWWLADHSRTPQVPAGTTVWQALPLKNAGFELPDLAGKPARSSLITDWQAKFTTPAAAIESMPPTGAHGGRQVAALDPGGHIKQLLLNPDGSALVFAKNQRFRVSGWIAPDGPVNERADTLSIALHYVDDALRQYVVAYEIIAIEGSGWQRFEVALDVPEQGVFEPSYVTSGTTPSINIMGRPILLSFTNTTARVPRKIKVLLDDLVVETSAQRTSETR is encoded by the coding sequence ATGAGCCAAGATTCCGAAACCACCCGCCTGATCTCCGCCTTCGTGGATGGGGCTCTTCAGGAAAAAGACCGTGCGGCTTTCGAACATCTGATGCGCGTGAATCCGGAAGCCGTGGAGGCCGCTGCCGAGGCCATCCGTTTCGAGCAGGATCTGTCCGACGCCGTCCGCGGCGACCATATCGAACTGGTGCGCCAACAACGCATGATCATCGATCGTGCGACCGGACGTCCGGTCTTGATCGAATCCAGCGAACGGATTGGACAAGAACCAGAACCCTCCAACCGGAAAACAGCCGCCGCACCCTCTCCAGCCTCCCGCTGGATTCTTGCTGGAGCCGCTTGCCTTGCAGCAGGTGGAATCTGGTGGCTGGCCGACCACAGCCGGACCCCGCAGGTTCCGGCCGGAACCACTGTATGGCAGGCCTTGCCGCTGAAAAATGCGGGATTCGAACTGCCGGACCTCGCAGGAAAACCAGCGCGTTCCTCCCTCATCACCGACTGGCAGGCCAAATTCACCACACCCGCCGCGGCGATCGAGTCGATGCCACCGACCGGAGCTCACGGAGGGCGACAGGTCGCCGCGCTTGATCCGGGAGGACACATCAAACAACTCCTGCTCAATCCCGATGGATCGGCCCTCGTCTTCGCCAAGAACCAACGATTCCGCGTCTCCGGCTGGATCGCACCCGATGGCCCTGTCAACGAGCGGGCCGACACTCTGAGCATCGCACTCCACTACGTGGATGACGCCCTCCGCCAATATGTGGTGGCCTATGAGATCATCGCCATCGAAGGCTCCGGCTGGCAGCGCTTCGAGGTGGCACTCGACGTGCCGGAGCAAGGGGTCTTCGAACCGAGTTACGTCACCTCCGGCACCACTCCTTCGATCAATATCATGGGACGCCCGATCCTGCTTTCCTTCACCAACACCACCGCCCGCGTCCCGCGCAAGATCAAGGTGCTGCTGGATGATCTGGTGGTGGAAACCTCCGCTCAGCGGACCAGCGAGACGCGGTAG
- a CDS encoding SDR family oxidoreductase codes for MPRLVVITGCTRGLGLAMARSFARREWTVAGCGTRAEACAGLQTEFGPDHTILPCDVTDPEAVSQFASDILNEHGAPDLLLNNAAVINGNAPLWEVSTDDFARVMDVNLKGVHAICRAFLPAMIARGSGVVVNFSSGWGRSTSPDVAPYCCTKWGIEGLTLALSQDLPAGLAAVPLNPGIIDTDMLRSTFGGGAADFPTPDEWAAKAVPFLEKLGARDNGRSLTVPGG; via the coding sequence ATGCCCCGCCTCGTTGTGATTACCGGCTGCACCCGCGGCCTCGGACTCGCCATGGCCCGCTCCTTCGCCCGCCGGGAGTGGACTGTCGCCGGCTGTGGCACCCGTGCCGAAGCCTGTGCCGGACTCCAGACGGAATTCGGCCCGGACCACACCATCCTCCCCTGCGATGTCACCGATCCGGAAGCCGTCTCGCAATTCGCCTCGGACATCCTCAACGAGCACGGCGCGCCGGATCTGCTGCTCAACAATGCCGCCGTCATCAATGGCAACGCCCCCCTCTGGGAAGTCTCCACGGACGACTTCGCGCGCGTGATGGATGTGAATCTCAAGGGCGTTCACGCCATCTGCCGGGCCTTCCTCCCCGCCATGATCGCCCGTGGCAGCGGTGTGGTGGTCAATTTCTCCTCCGGTTGGGGCCGTTCGACCTCCCCGGACGTGGCACCCTATTGCTGCACCAAGTGGGGCATCGAGGGCCTCACGCTGGCGCTCTCCCAGGATCTGCCCGCCGGGCTGGCCGCCGTACCGCTGAATCCGGGCATCATCGATACGGACATGCTGCGCAGTACCTTCGGCGGCGGGGCCGCGGACTTCCCCACCCCGGATGAGTGGGCCGCCAAGGCCGTGCCGTTTCTGGAAAAACTGGGAGCCCGGGACAACGGACGATCCCTCACGGTACCGGGTGGGTAG
- a CDS encoding sigma-70 family RNA polymerase sigma factor: MSDGTASRNHDLHPPALSESLETSLFALRPRLAAYLRAMLPDHHAVDDCLQETFLLIFDRYQDVPNTELPALAFVCARNKARAWLDKQKTGRLVIIDPEVLHQIAEKAAAATTAEAPGHRVMILRNCLGTLSAEQRELVECRYGGNSIESLEEFAIRRNRRMDAIYKQLERIRGFLKKCVTSRL, from the coding sequence ATGTCTGACGGGACGGCTTCCCGGAATCATGATCTTCATCCTCCGGCACTCTCCGAATCACTGGAGACCTCGCTCTTCGCGCTGAGACCACGACTCGCGGCCTATCTGCGGGCCATGCTTCCCGACCATCATGCCGTGGACGATTGCCTCCAGGAAACCTTCCTGCTGATCTTCGATCGGTATCAGGATGTACCGAATACCGAATTGCCCGCTCTCGCGTTCGTCTGTGCACGAAACAAGGCCCGGGCCTGGCTGGACAAACAGAAAACCGGACGACTGGTGATCATCGATCCGGAGGTGCTCCACCAGATCGCCGAGAAGGCGGCTGCGGCCACCACCGCGGAAGCCCCCGGACACCGTGTCATGATATTGCGCAACTGTCTTGGCACCCTATCCGCCGAGCAGCGCGAACTCGTGGAATGCCGCTACGGCGGTAATTCCATCGAATCCTTGGAAGAATTCGCCATCAGGCGGAATCGTCGGATGGACGCGATCTACAAGCAGCTTGAGCGGATACGCGGATTCCTCAAGAAGTGCGTCACCTCCCGCCTGTAA